The following are from one region of the Polyangiaceae bacterium genome:
- a CDS encoding serine/threonine protein kinase: MTQRLGHTRRGFLTLGKRYELLEKIGLGGMGAVWRAHDTRLNREVAVKAACIQIPEGSTLARQMERCRRGLEKEVAVLSELTHPALPELYDSTGLSFGTPFIAMELIAGQGLDTLRRLPPRNAVSTLLPVANALALMHDHGFIHRDVKPANILVKRAWQTVLIDFGLVSIGEPVSDEVFGTPSYIAPEYLTGQGLDARCDVWALGVTLYEILTGGVVFYEDERQWVAPPLAVVGDFDWPLSRVVGRAIERDPEERWPTMRAFEDALRAWLRAQP; the protein is encoded by the coding sequence ATGACGCAACGTTTGGGGCATACGCGGCGAGGGTTCCTGACGCTCGGGAAGCGCTACGAGCTGTTGGAGAAGATTGGGCTCGGGGGCATGGGGGCGGTGTGGCGAGCCCACGACACGCGGCTGAACCGCGAGGTCGCCGTGAAGGCGGCGTGTATCCAGATCCCGGAGGGCTCCACCTTGGCCAGACAGATGGAGCGGTGCCGGCGCGGTCTCGAGAAGGAGGTCGCGGTGCTGAGCGAGCTGACTCACCCGGCACTGCCCGAGCTCTACGATTCGACTGGGCTTTCGTTTGGCACGCCCTTCATCGCGATGGAGCTGATCGCGGGCCAGGGCCTGGATACGCTACGGCGGTTGCCGCCACGCAACGCGGTTTCCACGCTGCTTCCCGTCGCCAATGCGCTCGCGTTGATGCACGACCATGGGTTCATCCACCGCGACGTGAAGCCGGCCAACATCCTGGTGAAACGGGCATGGCAGACCGTGCTGATCGACTTCGGTCTTGTTTCGATTGGCGAACCCGTCTCGGACGAAGTCTTCGGAACGCCGAGCTACATCGCGCCGGAGTATCTGACTGGCCAGGGTTTGGACGCACGCTGTGACGTGTGGGCGCTGGGGGTCACGCTGTACGAAATACTGACGGGCGGGGTGGTGTTCTACGAAGACGAACGGCAGTGGGTGGCCCCGCCTCTGGCAGTCGTTGGCGATTTCGACTGGCCGCTCTCCAGAGTGGTGGGTCGTGCCATCGAGCGCGATCCCGAGGAACGTTGGCCGACGATGCGCGCGTTTGAAGACGCGCTGAGGGCGTGGTTGAGGGCGCAGCCGTGA
- a CDS encoding SUMF1/EgtB/PvdO family nonheme iron enzyme: protein MSGGQSGSGGSSGASGSAGAAGSGAGCPGTAGPTMVNIGAFCIDSTEVTRAQYAEFLIAKGSDPTGQPADCFNNLNFVPGLAVSETACATGAFDPTTNPNHPVTCVDWCDAATYCSWAGKRLCGDLAGGVPSGPPGAGEWYYVCSQGGTTDYPYGGTSDPSACVTAPQSTALAPVKSKPGCTGQSQPFNDVYDISGNAAEWTRKPPLADPEAWGASYRALSTAKCGIWGTAKVLQMYPELGFRCCADSK from the coding sequence ATGAGCGGCGGCCAGTCGGGAAGTGGTGGCAGCTCTGGTGCGAGCGGTAGCGCGGGCGCAGCGGGCAGCGGCGCGGGATGCCCCGGCACTGCCGGTCCCACGATGGTGAACATCGGCGCGTTCTGCATCGACTCCACGGAGGTCACGCGCGCGCAGTACGCGGAGTTCTTGATCGCGAAGGGGAGCGACCCCACGGGCCAACCCGCGGACTGCTTCAACAACCTGAACTTCGTGCCGGGGCTTGCAGTATCGGAGACTGCTTGCGCAACGGGCGCGTTTGATCCCACCACGAACCCCAATCACCCGGTTACCTGCGTCGATTGGTGCGACGCGGCGACCTACTGCTCCTGGGCCGGCAAGCGCCTGTGCGGGGACCTTGCCGGCGGTGTGCCATCCGGTCCGCCAGGTGCGGGGGAGTGGTACTACGTGTGCAGCCAAGGCGGCACGACGGACTACCCGTACGGCGGGACGTCGGATCCGAGCGCGTGCGTTACGGCTCCTCAGAGCACGGCGCTCGCGCCGGTCAAGTCGAAGCCCGGGTGTACTGGGCAGTCGCAGCCGTTCAACGATGTCTACGACATCAGTGGCAACGCGGCGGAATGGACGCGGAAACCACCGCTCGCCGACCCGGAAGCTTGGGGCGCTTCGTATCGCGCCCTGTCCACCGCCAAGTGCGGGATCTGGGGAACCGCCAAGGTGCTCCAGATGTATCCGGAGCTTGGGTTTCGGTGCTGTGCCGATTCGAAGTGA
- a CDS encoding tetratricopeptide repeat protein translates to MKPRGMMASVDKEGSGAVAWRVVKRIAWFLVGGLVACACGEKQPPRAANDGVVVVPTASAEAEDDEADDEPTAAPPQSVRGLAACNDNATAADRAAARDLFQDALQDFERGDYAGATKKFEHAYEISCAAPVLYNIGSCYELMGDTDKAIAVFERYLASDPTPRNADEVRRRIEKLRDR, encoded by the coding sequence GTGAAGCCACGTGGAATGATGGCCAGCGTCGACAAGGAGGGGAGCGGCGCTGTAGCGTGGCGCGTGGTGAAGCGGATCGCGTGGTTTTTGGTGGGCGGTCTCGTCGCTTGCGCTTGCGGCGAAAAGCAGCCGCCGCGGGCGGCGAACGACGGCGTCGTCGTGGTGCCGACGGCCTCGGCCGAGGCCGAAGACGACGAAGCCGACGACGAACCCACGGCGGCGCCGCCGCAGTCGGTGAGGGGACTCGCCGCGTGCAACGACAACGCCACGGCCGCCGACCGGGCGGCGGCTCGTGATCTGTTCCAGGACGCCTTGCAGGACTTCGAGCGCGGCGACTACGCCGGCGCCACCAAGAAGTTCGAGCATGCGTACGAGATCAGCTGCGCGGCGCCGGTCCTCTACAATATCGGGTCCTGCTACGAGCTCATGGGCGACACGGACAAAGCCATCGCCGTCTTCGAGCGCTACCTCGCCTCGGACCCCACACCGCGCAACGCGGACGAGGTCCGGCGCCGCATCGAGAAGCTGCGAGATCGCTGA
- a CDS encoding PAS domain-containing protein, which translates to MAESQGGTAGPESVFVNVVLDSLHEGMQVLAPDWRYLYVNEAAASHGRRTPEELLGRTLLECYPGIEQSKVFEVMQRCMEQRAADTVENLFKYEDGTEAWFELRIRPCQEGIVVLSLDVTDRKRLETALRQSHKLRALGEMAVGVAHDLKNLLNPLGLQVELLRRKTKSDARAGEILDQMSGVLKRGTQTIDRLREFARQAPESGVVPVDLNAVTREAVDLCYAKTLKHDKRVRISSQLDGAVMVRANGSELLAAIVNLVFNALDAMPEGGTVTLRTGLTEAGGWVAVEDTGVGMTPEVKLRAFEPFFTTKGEQGTGMGLAMVFAFAARCDGRADLRSSPGEGTTVTLSFPALASAQSVA; encoded by the coding sequence ATGGCCGAATCACAGGGGGGGACCGCGGGTCCCGAGTCCGTCTTCGTCAACGTCGTTCTGGATTCGCTCCACGAAGGGATGCAGGTGCTCGCTCCCGACTGGCGCTATCTGTACGTGAACGAGGCAGCCGCCAGCCACGGGCGGCGCACGCCGGAGGAGCTGCTCGGGCGCACGTTGCTCGAGTGCTACCCGGGCATCGAGCAGTCCAAGGTGTTCGAGGTCATGCAGCGCTGCATGGAGCAGCGCGCCGCCGACACCGTGGAGAATCTGTTCAAGTACGAAGACGGAACGGAGGCGTGGTTCGAGCTTCGCATCCGTCCGTGCCAGGAGGGCATCGTGGTGCTCTCGCTGGACGTAACGGATCGCAAGCGGCTCGAGACGGCGCTGCGCCAGTCGCACAAGCTCCGCGCCCTCGGTGAGATGGCCGTGGGCGTGGCCCACGATCTCAAGAACCTGCTCAATCCGTTGGGGCTGCAGGTGGAGCTGCTCCGCCGCAAGACGAAGTCCGATGCCCGCGCGGGGGAGATCCTGGATCAGATGTCAGGTGTGCTGAAGCGCGGCACGCAGACCATCGATCGCCTGCGGGAGTTCGCGCGGCAAGCGCCGGAGAGCGGCGTGGTGCCCGTGGACTTGAACGCCGTCACTCGCGAGGCCGTGGACCTCTGCTACGCCAAGACGCTCAAGCACGACAAACGCGTGCGCATCAGCTCGCAGTTGGATGGCGCGGTGATGGTGCGCGCGAACGGCTCGGAGCTGCTCGCGGCCATCGTGAACCTGGTGTTCAACGCGCTCGACGCGATGCCGGAGGGCGGCACGGTGACCCTGCGCACGGGTCTCACCGAAGCCGGCGGCTGGGTAGCCGTGGAAGACACCGGTGTGGGCATGACTCCGGAAGTGAAGCTCCGCGCCTTCGAGCCCTTCTTCACCACCAAGGGCGAGCAAGGCACCGGCATGGGCTTGGCCATGGTGTTCGCCTTCGCCGCCCGCTGCGACGGACGTGCAGACCTTCGCAGCTCGCCGGGAGAAGGCACCACCGTCACCTTGAGCTTCCCGGCATTGGCTTCGGCCCAATCCGTCGCCTGA
- a CDS encoding type II toxin-antitoxin system HipA family toxin codes for MTKELHVYVGSNRVGRLSALRDGRVDLEYDAEWQSRSDAYPLSLSMPLTARHHRAAVVEPFLWGLLPDNERILERWAQRFQVSARNAFALLAHVGSDCAGALRILEPSVDPTQSGSVDWLDEAGVAERLRALRADISAWRAAADNGQFSLAGAQPKTALLFDGKRWGVPSGATPTTHILKPGILDLDASAENEHFCLALARELGIPAALSEVLRFEDQIAIVVERYDRQSTDAGIVRVHQEDICQALSVHPANKYENEGGPSARAIVDLLRDVSSAQKEDVRTFLSALIFNWVVAGPDAHAKNYSLLIGAGGQCRLAPLYDLASALPYTALPIQKLKLAMEIGGKYRVRDIGRHQWEKLAGELGLDAALVSSMARDLAVRVPDAANKVLEQLGDNGRHPLLRRLRDATEERAKHCAIILGAP; via the coding sequence ATGACCAAAGAGCTTCACGTCTACGTCGGCAGCAATCGAGTCGGCCGCCTCTCCGCGCTGCGGGATGGGCGCGTCGACCTCGAGTACGACGCAGAGTGGCAGTCGCGTTCCGACGCCTACCCGCTCTCGCTATCGATGCCGCTGACGGCACGACATCACCGCGCGGCGGTCGTCGAACCGTTCTTGTGGGGACTCCTGCCGGACAACGAGCGGATCCTCGAGCGCTGGGCACAGCGGTTCCAAGTATCTGCACGGAACGCGTTCGCGCTCTTGGCACACGTCGGCTCCGACTGCGCTGGAGCCCTCCGCATCCTCGAACCGAGCGTCGACCCCACGCAGAGCGGCTCCGTCGATTGGCTCGACGAAGCCGGCGTCGCTGAGCGACTGCGGGCGCTGCGCGCGGACATTTCCGCGTGGAGAGCCGCTGCGGACAACGGCCAGTTCAGCCTGGCGGGAGCGCAACCCAAGACAGCCTTGCTGTTCGACGGAAAGCGGTGGGGAGTTCCCAGCGGCGCCACGCCGACAACGCACATCCTGAAGCCGGGCATCCTCGATCTGGATGCATCCGCGGAGAACGAGCACTTCTGCCTGGCGCTGGCTCGCGAGCTGGGGATCCCCGCTGCGCTCTCCGAAGTTCTGCGCTTCGAGGACCAGATCGCGATCGTAGTAGAGCGGTATGATCGCCAGTCGACCGACGCAGGCATCGTCCGTGTGCACCAAGAGGACATCTGCCAAGCGCTCTCCGTGCACCCGGCCAACAAATACGAGAACGAGGGAGGTCCCAGTGCGCGAGCGATCGTCGACCTGCTGCGGGACGTCTCGTCGGCACAGAAAGAGGACGTCCGCACCTTCCTCTCGGCGTTGATCTTCAACTGGGTCGTCGCCGGACCGGATGCACATGCAAAGAACTACTCCCTGCTCATCGGTGCCGGGGGCCAGTGCCGGCTGGCACCGCTGTATGACCTGGCGAGCGCACTGCCCTACACGGCTCTTCCCATTCAGAAGCTGAAGCTCGCGATGGAAATCGGAGGGAAGTATCGAGTGCGGGACATCGGTCGCCACCAATGGGAAAAGCTCGCCGGAGAGCTGGGGCTCGATGCGGCGCTCGTCTCGAGCATGGCGCGCGATCTCGCCGTGCGGGTTCCGGACGCCGCCAACAAAGTGCTCGAGCAGCTCGGAGACAACGGCCGCCACCCCCTGCTCCGGCGCCTCCGCGACGCGACCGAAGAGCGAGCCAAGCACTGCGCCATCATTCTCGGCGCGCCCTGA
- a CDS encoding peroxiredoxin codes for MMETKLNMPLLGDDFPNLEVQTTHGPMSIPKDLAGKWFVLFSHPADFTPVCTTEFVAFQRRAADFEALNTTLIGMSVDQVFSHIKWIDWIKEKLNVEITFPVVAANDAIASQLGMLHPGKGSNTVRAVFIGDPQGKVRLVLYYPQEIGRNIDEVVRAVKALQLSDAQGAVPANWPNNELIGDRVIVPPAKDVKTARERLAQYEGFDWWFVHKPLEK; via the coding sequence ATGATGGAAACCAAGCTCAACATGCCCCTCTTGGGCGACGACTTTCCGAACCTCGAGGTGCAGACCACGCACGGTCCGATGAGCATCCCGAAGGATCTCGCGGGCAAGTGGTTCGTGCTCTTCAGCCACCCGGCGGACTTCACGCCGGTGTGCACTACCGAGTTCGTCGCGTTTCAGCGACGCGCTGCGGACTTCGAAGCGCTGAACACCACGCTGATCGGCATGAGCGTGGACCAGGTGTTCTCGCACATCAAGTGGATCGACTGGATCAAGGAGAAGCTCAACGTGGAGATCACCTTCCCGGTGGTCGCCGCCAACGATGCCATTGCCAGCCAGCTCGGCATGCTCCATCCGGGCAAGGGCTCGAACACCGTGCGCGCGGTGTTCATCGGCGATCCGCAAGGAAAGGTACGGCTGGTGCTCTACTACCCGCAGGAGATCGGTCGGAACATCGACGAGGTCGTGCGCGCCGTGAAGGCGTTGCAGCTCTCCGACGCGCAAGGCGCAGTTCCTGCGAACTGGCCCAACAACGAGCTCATCGGTGATCGGGTGATCGTGCCCCCCGCCAAGGACGTGAAGACGGCCCGGGAGCGCCTCGCGCAGTACGAGGGCTTCGACTGGTGGTTCGTGCACAAACCCCTGGAAAAGTGA
- a CDS encoding response regulator, producing MLAVDDRASNLDAVTAVLEEVECTVVCARSGHEALELFSRQTFAVVLLDVQMPGMDGYQVAHSLRSNDGRRDVPIIFMTGTEHARDDVLKGYGSGAVDYLHKPIDADVLCSKVRVFLELAAARRAAEEANVALERNYAELRETSLALREAHGRLRAAYDQLRETQAQLVHSAKMASLGELVAGIAHEINNPLAFTSSHLATTQESLGAVSNEVKPCLSEAGAKHWARASERLSGMRLGLERISDLVVKLRTFSRKDEEQLKVISVKESVDAVLTILGHRLSSSIRVELELGEPDRIECYAMLFNQAVLNLIANALDAIEGTGAITIRAGRSCAHYEISVIDDGRGIPDDIRERVLEPFFTTKDVGEGTGLGLPITYGIARQHGGELELGPAPGGGTMATIRIPLTESVCPS from the coding sequence GTGCTTGCAGTCGACGACCGTGCGTCCAACCTGGACGCGGTGACGGCAGTGCTGGAGGAAGTGGAGTGCACCGTCGTGTGTGCACGTTCCGGCCACGAAGCGCTCGAGTTGTTCTCTCGACAAACGTTCGCCGTCGTCCTGCTCGATGTTCAGATGCCCGGGATGGACGGCTACCAGGTAGCCCATAGCCTTCGCAGCAACGACGGGCGTCGGGACGTTCCCATCATCTTCATGACCGGAACCGAACACGCGCGGGACGACGTTCTGAAGGGCTATGGCTCCGGCGCGGTGGACTACCTGCACAAGCCGATAGACGCCGACGTGCTGTGCAGCAAGGTTCGCGTATTTCTAGAATTGGCGGCGGCGCGAAGGGCCGCGGAGGAGGCCAACGTAGCGCTGGAGCGCAACTACGCGGAGCTTCGCGAAACGTCCTTGGCGCTGAGGGAAGCGCACGGGCGTCTCCGCGCTGCGTACGACCAGCTACGAGAAACCCAGGCGCAGCTCGTGCACAGCGCCAAGATGGCGTCCCTTGGCGAGCTCGTGGCCGGCATCGCCCACGAGATCAACAACCCACTCGCGTTCACGAGCAGTCACTTGGCCACCACGCAGGAGAGCCTCGGCGCTGTCTCGAACGAGGTGAAGCCATGCTTGTCGGAGGCCGGGGCCAAGCACTGGGCCCGAGCCTCGGAGCGGCTTTCGGGAATGAGACTCGGGCTAGAGCGCATCTCCGACTTGGTCGTGAAGCTGCGCACGTTCTCACGGAAAGACGAGGAGCAGCTCAAGGTCATTAGTGTGAAGGAGAGCGTCGACGCCGTGCTGACCATACTTGGACACCGCCTCTCCAGCTCGATCCGTGTCGAGTTGGAGCTGGGCGAACCCGACCGTATCGAGTGCTATGCCATGCTCTTCAATCAAGCAGTGCTGAACTTGATCGCCAATGCGCTCGATGCCATCGAGGGGACAGGGGCCATCACGATCCGAGCAGGTCGGTCCTGCGCCCACTATGAGATCTCGGTGATCGACGATGGTAGGGGGATACCGGATGACATTCGTGAAAGAGTTCTAGAGCCCTTCTTCACGACCAAGGATGTCGGCGAAGGAACTGGCCTGGGGCTTCCCATCACCTACGGAATCGCTCGGCAGCACGGCGGGGAGCTGGAGCTTGGGCCGGCGCCCGGGGGCGGGACGATGGCGACAATTCGAATTCCGTTGACGGAGTCCGTGTGTCCAAGCTGA
- a CDS encoding helix-turn-helix transcriptional regulator, which produces MSLTLRNSRDIGALIRDRRRAQGLSQQALANAIGSSRWWVNEVEQGKPRAELGLVLKALARLGVALVASENEPANASDLGSIVNRSRRPSK; this is translated from the coding sequence ATGTCTTTAACCCTCCGCAACTCCAGAGATATTGGGGCGCTAATCCGAGATAGGCGGCGTGCGCAGGGGCTCAGCCAACAGGCATTGGCGAATGCGATTGGCTCCAGCCGCTGGTGGGTCAACGAGGTCGAGCAAGGCAAGCCACGGGCAGAGCTCGGCTTGGTTCTGAAAGCCCTTGCGCGTCTGGGCGTGGCCCTGGTCGCCAGCGAGAACGAACCCGCAAACGCCTCCGACTTGGGCTCGATAGTCAATCGTTCCCGGAGACCCTCGAAATGA
- a CDS encoding response regulator, producing the protein MSKLIPQGKPSVLIVDDEPQVLIALEDVLSDEYTVLVADSGARALELLCAQRDVAVVVTDQRMPAMSGDELLARIGETSRAVSILLTGFADLSAVVRAVNEGRLFAYATKPWDREDLRLKVSKAVEHYQLTCALLRERQLLHDLMNSTPDAVYFKDRDLRFVRANSACARYFRAPMDELRGKRLTQCGVLPEEAERMELDERRVVESGMAVRDSLSQLATERGSRWLSTTRAPVQGSDGSVTGIVAISRDVTERIEAVNRLEAQTALLNSVLDCMGDGVVAVGTDGEVLLSNQRAERLIGAHVLREHPSLWPDALGMYLPDRATPLPDSDNVLVLAMSGAPRREVEVYLKAGPNPGVSLAITATALQSTDGTLIGGIALLRDVTQHRRLEQQLSQSQKMEAIGVLAGGIAHDFNNLLSVIASYCTFALEELGPQHPIREEITAIVEAGRRASALTRQLLAFSRKGIAQPKVLDLNGVVLDSEKLLGRILGEDISLKSELGAPLGGVRADANQVEQVILNLAVNARDAMPSGGRLAIATCDVEVGPESSLPPGSYVMLSVSDSGVGMAPEVQQRIFEPFFTTKQPGLGTGLGLSTVYGIVRQAGGHVQVHSEPGCGTRFEILFPRVEGEGHLRRSPSMGAAVMADEQATILLVEDDHEVRRAAARILNRCGYCVIDTGSPAEARAVCAERGEAIDLLLTDVVMPELSGPSLAKELSASCPKLKTLFMSGYPGGTTLRGESFDEEAPYLPKPFTPASLSAKVREVLRGRA; encoded by the coding sequence GTGTCCAAGCTGATACCGCAGGGAAAGCCGAGCGTGCTCATCGTGGACGATGAGCCGCAGGTGCTCATCGCATTGGAAGACGTCCTCTCCGACGAGTACACCGTGCTGGTAGCCGACTCCGGCGCGCGTGCACTGGAGCTCCTGTGTGCCCAGCGCGACGTCGCGGTCGTCGTGACCGATCAGCGCATGCCCGCCATGTCGGGTGACGAGCTCCTGGCGCGAATAGGCGAAACCTCGCGTGCAGTAAGCATACTTCTGACGGGATTTGCGGACTTGTCCGCCGTCGTCCGCGCGGTGAACGAAGGACGTTTGTTCGCATATGCGACCAAGCCATGGGATCGGGAGGACCTGCGGCTCAAGGTGTCAAAGGCCGTCGAGCATTACCAATTGACCTGTGCCCTGTTGCGAGAACGACAGCTGCTTCACGATTTGATGAACAGCACGCCGGACGCCGTCTACTTCAAGGATCGAGATCTTCGCTTTGTTCGGGCGAACTCCGCATGCGCTCGCTACTTCCGCGCCCCGATGGACGAGCTGCGTGGGAAGCGGCTGACGCAGTGTGGCGTGCTACCAGAGGAAGCGGAGCGCATGGAGCTCGATGAGCGCCGCGTCGTCGAAAGCGGAATGGCCGTGCGAGACTCGCTCAGTCAGCTCGCAACGGAGCGCGGGTCCCGGTGGCTGTCCACCACGCGAGCCCCAGTACAGGGAAGCGATGGATCCGTGACGGGCATCGTCGCGATTTCTCGCGACGTGACGGAGCGCATCGAGGCGGTCAATCGACTCGAGGCGCAGACGGCGCTGCTCAACTCCGTGCTCGACTGCATGGGGGACGGCGTCGTCGCCGTGGGCACTGACGGGGAAGTCCTGCTTTCGAATCAGCGCGCGGAGCGCCTGATCGGGGCGCACGTACTCCGGGAGCATCCGAGCCTCTGGCCGGACGCGCTCGGGATGTACCTTCCAGATCGAGCAACGCCACTGCCTGACAGCGACAACGTGCTCGTGCTCGCGATGAGCGGCGCACCTCGGCGCGAGGTCGAGGTGTATCTGAAGGCCGGCCCCAACCCAGGTGTGAGTCTGGCGATTACCGCCACCGCATTGCAAAGCACGGATGGAACGCTGATCGGAGGAATCGCCCTCCTTCGCGACGTGACGCAACATCGGCGTCTGGAGCAACAGCTCTCGCAGTCTCAGAAGATGGAGGCTATCGGCGTTCTGGCAGGCGGCATAGCGCACGACTTCAACAACCTGCTGTCGGTGATCGCGAGCTACTGCACCTTCGCGCTGGAAGAGCTCGGGCCGCAGCACCCGATTCGTGAGGAGATTACCGCAATTGTGGAGGCGGGACGCCGCGCGTCGGCACTCACACGGCAGTTGCTCGCCTTTAGCCGAAAAGGGATCGCCCAACCCAAAGTGCTCGACCTGAACGGCGTGGTGTTGGACAGCGAGAAGTTGCTCGGACGAATCCTGGGCGAGGACATCTCGCTGAAGTCCGAGCTCGGCGCGCCGCTCGGAGGCGTCCGCGCCGACGCGAACCAAGTCGAGCAGGTCATCCTCAACCTGGCGGTGAATGCGCGTGATGCCATGCCTTCCGGCGGTCGCTTGGCGATCGCCACGTGCGATGTCGAGGTGGGACCGGAGTCCTCGTTACCGCCCGGTTCCTACGTGATGCTCTCGGTCTCCGACTCCGGCGTGGGGATGGCGCCCGAAGTGCAGCAGCGGATCTTCGAGCCGTTCTTCACCACTAAACAGCCTGGGTTGGGCACCGGCCTCGGCCTCTCCACGGTCTACGGAATCGTTCGGCAGGCCGGTGGCCACGTGCAGGTGCACAGCGAGCCGGGGTGCGGCACTCGATTCGAGATCCTGTTTCCACGGGTGGAGGGCGAAGGTCACCTACGCAGGAGTCCGAGCATGGGGGCTGCGGTGATGGCCGACGAGCAGGCGACCATCTTGCTGGTGGAGGACGACCACGAGGTGCGTCGCGCGGCAGCGAGAATTCTCAACCGCTGCGGCTATTGCGTGATCGACACCGGCTCCCCGGCGGAGGCGCGCGCCGTCTGCGCGGAACGTGGTGAAGCCATCGACCTGCTCCTCACGGACGTGGTGATGCCTGAATTGAGCGGACCCAGTCTTGCGAAGGAGCTGTCGGCGTCATGCCCGAAGCTCAAGACGCTGTTCATGTCCGGCTATCCGGGGGGGACGACCCTGCGAGGCGAATCCTTCGACGAAGAAGCGCCCTATTTGCCAAAGCCGTTCACGCCGGCGTCGCTCAGCGCCAAGGTGAGAGAGGTGCTGCGCGGACGCGCCTGA
- a CDS encoding response regulator transcription factor: MRSRRVGAGSGDDEVIGVLVVDDDEATVRTTLRLLKQQGYFAMGFTTAAEILERNAADPYQILILDIALDQGQSGIEVGELLRDRGFDGQIIALSGTTDREVKAAALRRAADQFVMKGDGPEVLIASVASAARHCGAQLALPLLEVLAEEKAVRVRGRGIWLADQEYAFLRALDAKRNQVIPHEELDPILGKERGARYALKSRVQRRLGPAGTLIINVEGKGYSLLG; this comes from the coding sequence ATGAGGTCCAGAAGAGTGGGCGCGGGAAGCGGGGACGACGAGGTTATCGGCGTGCTCGTCGTAGATGACGACGAGGCGACGGTGCGCACGACCCTCCGGCTTCTGAAGCAGCAGGGCTACTTCGCCATGGGTTTCACCACGGCCGCGGAAATCTTGGAGCGAAATGCGGCGGATCCCTACCAAATCCTGATCTTGGACATCGCCTTGGACCAAGGCCAGAGCGGGATCGAGGTGGGCGAGCTGCTACGCGATCGCGGCTTCGACGGTCAGATCATCGCGCTGAGTGGCACCACGGATCGCGAGGTGAAGGCGGCGGCGCTCCGCAGAGCTGCGGACCAGTTCGTGATGAAAGGTGACGGTCCGGAAGTGCTGATCGCCAGCGTGGCTTCCGCGGCGAGGCACTGCGGCGCCCAGCTAGCTCTTCCGCTGTTGGAGGTGCTTGCGGAGGAGAAGGCGGTGCGTGTGAGAGGCCGTGGGATCTGGCTCGCTGACCAGGAATACGCCTTCCTTCGAGCGCTGGACGCGAAACGCAACCAAGTCATTCCGCACGAAGAGCTGGATCCGATTCTCGGAAAGGAGAGGGGAGCGCGCTACGCGCTCAAGTCGCGCGTGCAGCGGAGGCTGGGGCCGGCTGGAACGCTCATCATCAACGTGGAGGGCAAGGGCTACTCCTTGCTCGGCTAA
- a CDS encoding type II toxin-antitoxin system VapC family toxin: MQRPGRILADTNAIIALLRGDEGVAELLDAAPEVLLSAVVLGELTYGALNSRAVDANLAKLSDLARQCRFVPVDEPIVAEYGRVKTELKKQGRPIPENDIWIAASVLVNDASLLTADAHFEHIHRLNLIRVPAPG; encoded by the coding sequence ATGCAGCGTCCTGGTAGAATACTGGCTGACACAAACGCCATTATCGCGCTGCTGCGGGGAGATGAGGGAGTTGCTGAACTCCTCGATGCCGCGCCGGAGGTGCTGCTGTCCGCCGTGGTCTTGGGAGAGCTGACCTACGGCGCCCTGAACTCACGCGCCGTGGACGCGAACCTGGCGAAGCTGTCGGACCTCGCACGACAGTGCCGTTTTGTACCCGTAGACGAGCCCATCGTGGCCGAGTACGGGCGCGTGAAAACGGAGCTGAAGAAACAGGGGCGCCCTATTCCCGAAAACGACATCTGGATTGCCGCATCTGTGCTGGTCAACGATGCAAGTCTGCTTACGGCGGATGCGCATTTCGAGCATATCCACCGCTTGAATCTGATCCGCGTTCCGGCGCCTGGCTAG